In Silene latifolia isolate original U9 population chromosome X, ASM4854445v1, whole genome shotgun sequence, the following proteins share a genomic window:
- the LOC141619721 gene encoding uncharacterized protein LOC141619721: MPLLKRKPFSLLEPPNDLEPRELVFQIRFTKEIFRDYQAYLKRINLYRQRVWTCKVTLKGNLTYEEALVSEQRASEKVQNLPEELIAPILRIIQYSMLPLSELIPKIKSDLQENLVEGVELQSKKNGAVHPCKIVKVLDEEEGNNRYEVAWLDDNAKTNGSTILCEDDLIRKKLPFGREVLKSFIRESTYRSIPWVIHNSLATKYGIPTDLPENLKDKFFLDGCVVSNKKRKKNEGTQDVSNGKIKKSKLERGESDGPISDGSGENGAKSITYPIDDLLVQPGPDDPVFTDRPSPSRDFTIQMDCYGDLLMVWDFCSSFGRFLYLWPYSLEDLEKALCHKDSNIALIVETHAALLRVLIKDEGEYYIICEKKKHKAKITVITWTNYLCDFIEMIDIPELTTHVATIKRGHYGLLDPPVKLRILKEMVDHTVATDLVREKLDENLEQRHALGAEKRGEALEEGRKKREAKARLKAVTGTNGTVLEDSSGPPEDISSNGERLENGHSEKLLPDSNHSQENGESDPKSSELLEETKKLLDDLEKSKDQRREFLEKELEKRVIRTNSLGKDRDYNRYWFFRRDGRIFIESSDTKQWGFYSTKEELDALMGSLNPKGERERSLKRQLDKHYIKISKELQKRSKDMANQIAEEDAVVRRSTRVRAPPKDNPALAFLKYSNKWKALMD, encoded by the exons ATGCCATTGCTGAAACGGAAGCCATTCTCATTGTTGGAACCTCCAAATGATTTGGAGCCTCGTGAGCTTGTGTTTCAGATCAGGTTCACAAAGGAGATTTTCCGCGATTATCA AGCGTACTTGAAGCGCATTAATTTGTATCGTCAAAGAGTATGGACATGTAAAGTAACTCTGAAGGGCAATTTGACATATGAAGAGGCTTTAGTCTCCGAGCAACGTGCGTCAGAGAAAGTTCAAAACCTTCCTGAGGAGCTGATCGCCCCTATCTTACGAATAATTCAATATA GCATGCTACCATTGAGcgagttgattcctaaaatcaaATCCGATCTGCAAGAAAACCTTGTTGAGGGTGTGGAACTGCAGAGTAAAAAGAATGGTGCTGTACATCCTTGTAAGATTGTTAAAGTTTTGGATGAGGAGGAAGGCAATAACCGGTATGAGGTGGCATGGCTTGATGACAATGCTAAAACGAATGGAAGCACAATCTTATGTGAAGATGATCTCATTCGTAAAAAACTTCCATTTGGTAGAGAGGTTCTAAAATCTTTTATCAGGGAATCAACCTATCGGAGTATTCCCTGGGTAATTCATAATAGTTTAGCAACGAAGTATGGAATTCCAACTGATCTTCCTGAAAATTTAAAGGACAAGTTCTTCCTCGATGGATGTGTAGTCAGCAACAAAAAGAGGAAGAAGAATGAG GGAACTCAAGATGTAAGTAATGGTAAAATCAAAAAAAGTAAATTGGAAAGAGGGGAATCTGATGGTCCAATCAGTGATGGCTCTGGGGAGAATG GGGCCAAGTCTATCACATATCCAATTGATGACCTGTTAGTGCAGCCTGGTCCTGATGATCCAGTGTTCACGGATCGACCGTCCCCCTCTAGAGATTTCACCATTCAAATGGATTGTTATGGAGACCTTTTAATGGTTTgggatttttgttcatctttcggTCGATTTCTGTACTTGTGGCCATACTCTCTTGAAGATTTGGAAAAGGCATTGTGTCACAAAGACAGCAATATTGCTCTTATTGTGGAAACCCATGCGGCTCTTCTTCGAGTGCTTATAAAAGATGAGGGGGAATATTATATTATTTGTGAGAAAAAGAAGCATAAGGCAAAG ATTACCGTAATTACATGGACGAATTATTTGTGTGACTTTATAGAAATGATTGACATTCCAGAACTAACAACTCATGTAGCAACCATCAAGCGGGGGCATTATGGTCTATTAGACCCTCCTGTTAAACTGAGAATCTTGAAGGAAATGGTTGACCATACTGTTGCCACTGATCTTGTGAGGGAAAAGTTAGACGAGAATCTTGAACAACGGCATGCACTTGGTGCTGAAAAGAGAGGTGAAGCTTTAGAAGAAGGTAGGAAGAAGAGAGAGGCAAAGGCACGTCTCAAAGCTGTCACTGGAACCAATGGCACAGTGCTGGAAGATAGTTCAGGTCCTCCTGAGGACATCTCCAGCAACGGAGAAAGATTGGAGAATGGACATAGTGAGAAACTCTTACCCGATTCCAATCATTCACAAGAAAACGG TGAGAGTGACCCAAAAAGCAGTGAACTGCTTGAGGAAACAAAGAAGCTTTTGGATGATCTGGAAAAAAGCAAAGATCAAAGA AGAGAGTTTCTCGAGAAGGAATTGGAGAAACGAGTTATTCGTACAAATTCATTGGGTAAAGATAGAGACTATAACAGATATTGGTTTTTTAGACGTGACGGGCGAATATTCATTGAGAGTTCTGACACTAAGCAGTGGGGCTTTTATAGCACCAAGGAAGAG CTAGATGCGCTGATGGGTTCTTTGAATCCGAAGGGGGAGAGGGAGAGATCTCTTAAAAGGCAGCTTGATAAGCACTATATTAAAATAAG CAAGGAGTTACAGAAGAGGTCCAAAGATATGGCCAACCAAATTGCCGAGGAAGATGCAGTTGTCAGAAGATCGACCAGGGTGCGTGCTCCGCCTAAGGATAACCCGGCCCTAGCTTTCCTTAAATATTCCAACAAGTGGAAAGCTCTGATGGATTAG
- the LOC141621089 gene encoding cation/H(+) antiporter 14-like: MNAENSIWNRGLVGDTPLVCQYKDLDSSVISNKHDPSQNTSMILIYFILIFLITRATHALLRLLQQNLLTAQILAGILIGPSFLTRNPVVYDKLFPPGGTSSGLAAFIFGLALPDGPPLGMTLIDKFDTISTAISVALVLCCKGVVELSAYGMFKDSKLLTEEVFSLAILIMLVVTGVSIPIVKYLYDPSSKYMSTRRQTIGNSGYLGVIRILVCIYKEDNVAPMIQLLQVAKPRKETPLQVLVLQLFELVGSKQAILAPYDPLDTNSSHIVSAFKRLEKEKNDNLRTQHFTSTSPYSSMHDDICSLAFDKGINVIILPFHQNHGFDKTLTAGSSIRNVNRRVMRKAPCSVGVLIDKKSFNMSTFYSIVVLFLGGNDDHETLAYSRRMVEDSSINLTVMRIKSLSYDVEETYNEEVDEYIINDFLASTRNKSNVIFKQTIVEDGVGTIQIIRSIEEHVDLVLVGRYHDPKMLAITGLMDWSQWPELGAIGAMLTTWDFQFSVLVIQQQQEQIQEKLVCTSRQSSTNSLISVDDNHSMSSMSTRDDYFIVQDSKPFQYFKISPT; the protein is encoded by the exons ATGAATGCAGAAAATTCAATTTGGAATAGAGGATTAGTGGGAGATACACCTTTAGTATGCCAATATAAAGATTTAGATAGCTCTGTTATCTCTAATAAACATGACCCTTCTCAAAACACATCAATGATATTGAtctattttattcttattttccTTATTACAAGAGCAACTCATGCacttttgagacttcttcaacaaAATTTGCTCACTGCTCAAATACTT GCTGGCATTCTTATTGGTCCATCATTTTTAACTCGAAATCCAGTAGTATATGATAAATTATTTCCCCCAGGAGGAACA AGTTCGGGTTTAGCAGCATTTATATTCGGGTTAGCATTACCCGATGGACCGCCGCTAGGGATGACATTGATAGACAAGTTTGATACTATTAGTACAG CTATTTCAGTTGCTCTTGTGTTATGTTGTAAAGGAGTTGTTGAGCTTTCTGCATATGGGATGTTCAAGGATTCTAAG TTATTGACGGAGGAGGTATTCAGTCTAGCAATCTTGATAATGCTAGTAGTAACGGGAGTATCAATACCAATTGTGAAGTATTTATATGATCCATCATCAAAATATATGTCTACAAGAAGGCAAACAATTGGAAATTCAGGTTATCTTGGAGTTATAAGGATATTAGTTTGCATATATAAAGAAGACAATGTTGCACCTATGATACAACTTCTTCAAGTTGCAAAACCTAGAAAAGAAACTCCTTTACAAGTGTTAGTTCTTCAACTTTTTGAACTTGTTGGTAGTAAGCAAGCTATACTTGCACCATATGATCCTCTTGACACTAACTCGAGTCATATAGTTAGTGCTTTCAAAAGGCTTGAGAAGGAAAAAAATGATAATTTGAGGACACAACATTTCACTTCAACTTCTCCATACTCAAGCATGCATGATGATATATGTTCTCTTGCATTTGATAAAGGGATAAATGTTATAATCCTCCCATTTCACCAAAATCACGGGTTTGACAAGACGTTAACAGCAGGATCCAGTATTCGGAATGTTAATCGTCGAGTCATGAGGAAAGCTCCTTGTTCCGTAGGAGTATTAATCGACAAGAAAAGTTTCAATATGTCAACGTTCTATTCTATTGTTGTTCTATTCCTAGGTGGCAATGACGACCATGAAACCCTGGCATACAGCAGACGTATGGTAGAGGATTCGAGTATTAACCTAACCGTCATGCGGATTAAATCATTGTCATACGATGTCGAAGAAACCtataatgaagaggttgatgagtaCATCATCAATGATTTTCTAGCAAGTACTAGAAATAAAAGTAATGTGATATTTAAGCAAACAATTGTAGAGGATGGTGTTGGAACAATACAAATAATTAGATCAATTGAAGAACATGTTGATTTAGTGTTAGTGGGCCGGTATCATGACCCAAAAATGTTAGCAATAACTGGGCTTATGGATTGGAGTCAATGGCCTGAACTTGGTGCAATTGGTGCAATGCTTACTACTTGGGATTTTCAATTTTCTGTATtagttatacaacaacaacaagaacaaataCAAGAGAAATTAGTTTGTACTAGCAGACAAAGTTCTACTAATTCATTAATTTCTGTTGATGATAATCACAGTATGTCTAGTATGTCAACTAGGGATGATTATTTCATTGTACAAGATAGTAAACCCTTTCAATATTTCAAGATTTCACCAACTTGA